A window from Littorina saxatilis isolate snail1 linkage group LG9, US_GU_Lsax_2.0, whole genome shotgun sequence encodes these proteins:
- the LOC138976936 gene encoding E3 ubiquitin-protein ligase TRIM45-like — translation MATATATSSADSDTECSVCHELFKKPKLLPCAHVLCRHCLLSWLASNPEALCPLCRGAIADPEEKSKTKGWVEVVDALPDDVAMAALVESTRVLSQDHVCVGCKSAADSICLSCNDMMCKPCGQSHTNFSIARHHKVEDLSSMTAEELAASQPDHCSVHTSKSCELFCPTHGAAICHLCASAKHRACPDLTELAEAADTSREELSQMVTSLLTEEQQLEEAVAALERHLEATEKVVQEAVAEIDRTCDKLENSVKECRRRLKKMTLDAKAKVKDTVLAVKVTLLDHRGRLTSHRRVADRTTRGSTNKGMCDVTRALRGRLKDLMVTCGHRRADLKSVSMVTLTIDANAVSRIEKELSELGPVKMSPAYFGPVQSLGWRFHTNHGKDIVLSNDGLTAESVKAGYTDGIVVADQSMVPDVLYEIRIDKRDPQDIFRYLPCGVVLTDPDHLRLPDTAIDGLGSEAVVISHAVYNRGHTVRSC, via the exons ATGGCAACGGCAACAGCAACAAGTTCAGCGGACAGTGACACGGAATGCTCCGTGTGTCACGAGCTGTTCAAGAAACCCAAACTGCTGCCCTGTGCTCACGTCCTGTGTCGCCACTGTCTTCTCTCCTGGCTCGCCTCCAACCCCGAGGCCCTCTGTCCGCTCTGCAGGGGCGCCATCGCGGACCCCGAAGAGAAAAGTAAGACAAAGGGGTGGGTGGAGGTGGTGGACGCCTTACCGGATGACGTCGCCATGGCAGCGCTAGTGGAGAGTACACGTGTACTGAGCCAAGATCATGTTTGTGTAGGATGCAAGTCTGCGGCTGACTCTATTTGCCTGTCCTGCAATGATATGATGTGTAAGCCGTGTGGTCAGTCGCATACCAATTTCTCTATTGCTCGTCATCACAAGGTGGAAGACCTGTCCAGCATGACAGCGGAAGAGCTGGCCGCCAGTCAGCCTGACCACTGCAGCGTGCACACCAGCAAGTCCTGCGAGCTCTTCTGTCCCACACACGGGGCCGCAATTTGCCACCTGTGTGCCAGCGCCAAGCACCGCGCATGCCCAGACCTGACGGAACTGGCGGAAGCGGCAGACACGTCACGTGAGGAGCTGAGTCAAATGGTGACGTCACTGCTGACGGAAGAGCAGCAGCTGGAAGAAGCTGTGGCAGCGTTGGAGCGCCACCTGGAGGCCACGGAGAAAGTGGTGCAGGAAGCTGTTGCTGAGATCGACAGGACCTGCGACAAATTGGAGAACTCCGTCAAGGAATGCAGGCGTCGCCTAAAGAAGATGACGCTTGATGCCAAGGCCAAGGTGAAGGACACAGTCTTAGCCGTCAAGGTCACCTTGTTGGATCATCGAGGCAGGCTGACGTCACACCGACGTGTTGCTGATCGCACCACCAGAGGGTCCACCAATAAAGGAATGTGTGACGTCACTCGTGCTCTGAGGGGCCGCTTGAAGGACTTAATGGTCACTTGTGGTCACCGCCGAGCGGACTTGAAGTCAGTTTCCATGGTTACGCTGACCATTGACGCTAATGCTGTGTCCCGTATTGAAAAGGAACTGTCGGAGCTTGGTCCGGTGAAAATGAGCCCTGCGTATTTCGGTCCAGTTCAG agccttgggtggcgttttcACACAAACCACGGGAAGGACATTGTACTGAGCAACGACGGTCTGACAGCAGAGAGCGTGAAGGCGGGTTATACCGATGGTATTGTTGTCGCTGACCAGTCCATGGTGCCCGACGTGTTGTatgag ATCCGAATAGACAAGCGAGACCCGCAGGACATTTTCCGCTACCTGCCGTGTGGAGTGGTGCTGACTGATCCCGATCACCTCCGTCTGCCTGACACAGCTATCGATGGATTGGGCAGTGAGGCTGTTGTCATCAGTCATGCTGTGTACAACCGTGGACACACAGTAAGGTCATGTTGA
- the LOC138976305 gene encoding uncharacterized protein isoform X1, with the protein MTLKDLEQIHQGMDSHTKELRLTQGEERVLTTHARVMLRGKRSRPLPVILTPEVQEAVHSLVDFRQAGMVASSNPFVFALNSKGSNGYIRGSDALRVTVDEVAEKIEHPERLRSTNLHKEIATTAQVLGLNDQDFEVLCRWMGHTEAVHLRHNRQNFQGHQVTRMAPLLFAMEEGSVPQQKGTALKDMTFSRNIGDSERNKDNEEGEIRQEES; encoded by the exons ATGACGCTGAAAGACTTAGAACAAATTCACCAAGGCATGGACAGCCACACTAAAGAACTTCGGCTGACACAGGGGGAAGAACGTGTGCTGACAACCCATGCCAGGGTTATGCTGCGCGGGAAAAGGTCACGCCCTCTGCCAGTGATCCTGACACCTGAAGTCCAGGAAGCCGTGCACAGCCTTGTTGACTTTCGTCAAGCAGGAATGGTTGCATCGAGTAACCCTTTTGTGTTTGCCTTAAACAGCAAG GGTTCAAATGGCTACATCAGAGGATCGGATGCCCTTCGTGTAACAGTGGACGAAGTAGCCGAGAAAATAGAACACCCGGAAAGGCTACGCAGCACCAACCTCCATAAAGAAATCGCAACAACAGCCCAAGTGTTGGGACTAAATGACCAGGACTTCGAGGTCTTGTGCCGATGGATGGGCCACACAGAGGCGGTCCACCTTCGGCACAACCGACAAAATTTCCAGGGTCATCAGGTGACGCGGATGGCTCCTCTTCTATTTGCAATGGAAGAGGGGTCAGTCCCTCAACAGAAGGGAACAGCCCTGAAGGACATGACCTTCAGCCGAAACATTG GTGACTctgaaagaaacaaagacaacgaAGAAGGGGAAATCAGACAAGAGGAAAG TTGA